The proteins below are encoded in one region of Streptomyces ficellus:
- a CDS encoding MSMEG_6728 family protein, which produces MQTFLPFSGFSACAEVLDPRRLGKQRVEALQVLRGLTVPGYGWRRHPAVRMWTGYEEALVRYGLEVCGAWTALGHKDTCAASLLAGFHTVRPGAPVRGQDELSRLGEVPPWLGDPGFHRSHQSALLRKDPGFYAERFTGVPADLPYVWPGSDRDPG; this is translated from the coding sequence GTGCAGACCTTCCTGCCGTTCTCCGGGTTCTCGGCGTGCGCCGAGGTGCTCGACCCCCGCCGCCTGGGCAAGCAGCGGGTCGAGGCGCTTCAGGTGCTGCGAGGGCTGACCGTGCCGGGCTACGGCTGGCGGCGGCACCCCGCCGTGCGGATGTGGACCGGCTACGAGGAGGCCCTGGTCCGCTACGGGCTGGAGGTCTGCGGGGCGTGGACCGCCCTGGGCCACAAGGACACCTGCGCGGCGTCCCTGCTCGCCGGCTTCCACACCGTCCGCCCCGGCGCACCCGTGCGCGGCCAGGACGAGCTGTCCCGGCTCGGCGAGGTGCCGCCCTGGCTCGGCGACCCCGGCTTCCACCGCAGCCACCAGTCGGCGCTGCTGCGCAAGGACCCCGGCTTCTACGCCGAGCGCTTCACCGGGGTCCCGGCCGACCTTCCCTACGTATGGCCGGGATCCGACCGGGACCCCGGCTGA
- a CDS encoding DUF2617 family protein gives MSGIALTAPYLDTDADQLSFVLGRPAREALAVRDLTVGGLDVQLRLLGASHQVFAGPVGETVACLPGVEGGLPDTETRDFDGWHYAFAARVHTCAPGEFSARVARIRDLSEDHPRALHGVFPGSPDAVTALTVERETAGLSWRTWHTYPQSRRIVATHTRLEAR, from the coding sequence ATGAGCGGCATAGCCCTGACGGCCCCGTACCTGGACACGGACGCCGATCAGCTGTCGTTCGTGCTCGGGCGCCCCGCGCGCGAGGCACTGGCCGTCCGCGACCTCACCGTCGGCGGCCTCGACGTGCAGCTCCGGCTGCTGGGCGCCTCCCACCAGGTGTTCGCCGGCCCGGTCGGTGAGACCGTCGCCTGCCTGCCCGGTGTCGAGGGCGGCCTGCCGGACACCGAGACCCGGGACTTCGACGGCTGGCACTACGCCTTCGCCGCCCGCGTCCACACCTGCGCACCCGGCGAGTTCAGCGCCCGGGTGGCCCGGATCCGGGACCTCTCGGAGGACCACCCCCGGGCGCTGCACGGAGTGTTCCCCGGCTCCCCGGACGCGGTCACCGCCCTGACCGTGGAGCGGGAGACCGCCGGGCTGAGCTGGCGCACCTGGCACACCTACCCGCAGAGCCGCCGGATCGTGGCGACGCACACCCGGCTGGAGGCCCGATGA
- a CDS encoding DUF4247 domain-containing protein: MKTARRITVTLLATVALAACSSDPDDDDDGGNAVPSSWIRGAYSSSGTGYVDRTDPVSKVSDEIHDNTRAVDRLADGKMAFLRYRDDIVAISPHAGGRGSLIEIDDYRTGYSRWRTHLGSWPDPNSASFRGGGPGSGK, from the coding sequence ATGAAGACCGCTCGACGCATCACCGTGACGCTCCTCGCGACGGTGGCGCTCGCCGCCTGTTCCAGCGACCCGGACGATGACGACGACGGCGGCAACGCCGTACCCAGCAGCTGGATCCGGGGCGCGTACTCCTCCAGCGGCACGGGATACGTCGACCGCACCGACCCCGTGTCCAAGGTCTCCGACGAGATCCACGACAACACCCGGGCCGTCGACCGCCTCGCGGACGGGAAGATGGCCTTCCTCCGCTACCGCGACGACATCGTCGCCATAAGCCCGCACGCCGGCGGCCGGGGCAGCCTGATCGAGATCGACGACTACCGCACCGGCTACAGCCGCTGGCGGACGCACCTCGGCTCGTGGCCCGACCCCAACAGCGCGTCCTTCCGCGGCGGCGGTCCCGGCTCCGGCAAGTGA
- a CDS encoding DUF350 domain-containing protein, which yields MAEIFESAGTALLYGMVGFVVMAVGFIALDLVTPGKLVHVVWTERNRGAAVLLAGQTVAIGLVIEQSIRASESEQGLGQGLLSTLLYGLAGVVVMTLISVVVGLLTPGRLGHAVLDDNGTSPHPAAWVQAAMYLGTAFMVGAAVS from the coding sequence GTGGCAGAGATCTTCGAGTCGGCAGGCACCGCCCTGCTCTACGGCATGGTCGGCTTCGTCGTGATGGCGGTCGGCTTCATCGCGCTCGACCTCGTCACCCCCGGAAAGCTCGTCCACGTGGTGTGGACCGAGCGCAACCGCGGCGCCGCCGTCCTCCTCGCCGGCCAGACGGTCGCCATCGGCCTCGTCATCGAGCAGTCCATCCGGGCCAGCGAGTCCGAACAGGGCCTGGGGCAGGGCCTGTTGAGCACGCTCCTGTACGGCCTCGCGGGGGTCGTCGTGATGACGCTGATCTCCGTCGTCGTCGGCCTGCTGACGCCCGGACGACTGGGCCACGCGGTGCTCGACGACAACGGCACGAGCCCCCACCCCGCCGCCTGGGTCCAGGCGGCCATGTACCTCGGCACGGCCTTCATGGTCGGCGCCGCCGTCTCGTGA
- a CDS encoding polyamine aminopropyltransferase: MSTTVLDRTTPSGTSGKPAAHPRGTRFLLLLAVFVCAACGLVYELALTALGSYLIGNSVMQTSVVISVMVFAMGIGSLAAKPLQRRAVGAFALVEILLALVGGLSVLILYVAFAWLRLYMPAMVVVSFVVGLLVGAEIPLLMTLLQRIRRQEAGSAVADMFAADYVGALVGGLCFPLLLLPAFGQLKGALVVGAVNAVAGVVVVLWIFRRETRRVVRNGLLAGAAAVLGLLATVYVLADDIEVTARQQLYRDPIVHAETTPYQDIVVTRSTAFTGQPDTRLFLNGDLQFSSVDEYRYHEALVHPALSGKRSSVLILGGGDALALREVLRYDDVERVTLVDLDPAMTRLAHDFAPLRALNDDALSDPRVTVVHADAFNWLRDATRRYDAVLIDFPDPDTAALAKLYSVEFYHLLGRVLTPDGRVMVQGGSPFFAPKSYWSIAATIGEAGYATTPYQIDVPSFGNWGFVLASPGAGSAPPPLRLAARTPPLRFLDEDVLAAATVFPVDRRRQDVRASTLMDPAVLEYTRHEWQNY, translated from the coding sequence GTGAGCACCACCGTCCTGGACCGCACCACCCCGTCCGGCACCTCCGGGAAGCCGGCCGCCCACCCGCGCGGCACGCGGTTCCTGCTGCTGCTCGCGGTGTTCGTCTGCGCCGCCTGCGGCCTGGTCTACGAGCTGGCGCTGACGGCGCTCGGCAGTTACCTCATCGGCAACTCCGTGATGCAGACCTCCGTGGTCATCTCCGTCATGGTCTTCGCCATGGGCATCGGGTCCCTGGCCGCCAAACCGCTCCAGCGGCGCGCGGTCGGTGCCTTCGCCCTCGTCGAGATCCTGCTCGCGCTCGTCGGCGGCCTGTCGGTCCTCATCCTGTACGTGGCGTTCGCCTGGCTGCGCCTCTACATGCCCGCCATGGTGGTCGTCTCGTTCGTCGTGGGCCTCCTCGTCGGGGCCGAGATCCCGCTGCTGATGACGCTGCTCCAGCGGATCCGGCGGCAGGAGGCCGGCAGCGCCGTCGCCGACATGTTCGCCGCGGACTACGTCGGGGCGCTGGTCGGCGGGCTGTGCTTCCCGCTGCTGCTCCTGCCGGCCTTCGGCCAGCTCAAGGGCGCGCTGGTGGTGGGCGCGGTCAACGCGGTGGCCGGCGTGGTCGTCGTCCTGTGGATCTTCCGGCGCGAGACGCGCCGGGTGGTGCGCAACGGCCTGCTGGCCGGCGCGGCCGCCGTCCTCGGCCTCCTGGCCACGGTGTACGTCCTGGCCGACGACATCGAGGTCACCGCACGCCAGCAGCTCTACCGCGACCCGATCGTCCACGCCGAGACCACGCCCTATCAGGACATCGTCGTCACCCGGTCCACCGCGTTCACCGGGCAGCCGGACACCCGGCTGTTCCTCAACGGCGACCTCCAGTTCTCCTCCGTGGACGAGTACCGGTACCACGAGGCGCTGGTCCACCCCGCCCTGTCGGGCAAGCGGTCATCGGTGCTCATCCTGGGCGGCGGCGACGCGCTCGCCCTGAGGGAGGTGCTGCGGTACGACGACGTCGAGCGGGTGACCCTGGTCGACCTCGACCCGGCGATGACCCGGCTCGCCCACGACTTCGCCCCGCTGCGCGCCCTCAACGACGACGCGCTCTCCGACCCCCGGGTCACCGTCGTCCACGCCGACGCCTTCAACTGGCTGCGGGACGCCACCCGGCGCTACGACGCGGTGCTCATCGACTTCCCGGACCCCGACACCGCCGCGCTGGCCAAGCTCTACAGCGTGGAGTTCTACCACCTGCTGGGCCGTGTCCTGACGCCGGACGGCCGCGTCATGGTGCAGGGTGGTTCGCCGTTCTTCGCGCCCAAGTCGTACTGGTCCATCGCCGCGACCATCGGTGAGGCCGGCTATGCGACGACCCCGTACCAGATCGACGTGCCGAGCTTCGGCAACTGGGGCTTCGTCCTCGCCTCACCGGGCGCCGGCAGCGCTCCGCCGCCGCTGCGCCTGGCGGCTCGTACGCCGCCGCTGCGCTTCCTCGACGAGGACGTCCTCGCGGCCGCCACCGTCTTCCCGGTCGACCGGCGCCGGCAGGACGTACGGGCGAGCACCCTGATGGACCCGGCGGTGCTGGAGTACACGCGCCACGAGTGGCAGAACTACTGA
- a CDS encoding LysM peptidoglycan-binding domain-containing protein, whose amino-acid sequence MPAKGKHRRPKSNPLARRFVAAGTGGAALALPMIGATAAEAAPSTAPAVAQAVTAASPAAAPAKAPATYSVVAGDTLSGIAQEHGVSGGWQKLYEDNRKAVGADPSLIRPGLKLTIGGKAAAERASAPERADRSAARTATQAVAKTTTYANNLDGWIREALDIMKQHNIPGSYEGIHRNIMRESSGNPMAINNWDSNAAAGTPSKGLLQVIAPTFQAYHVPGTANDAYDPVANITAACNYAADRYGSIDNVNGPY is encoded by the coding sequence ATGCCCGCAAAGGGTAAGCACCGTCGTCCGAAGAGCAACCCGCTCGCCCGCCGTTTCGTCGCCGCGGGCACGGGCGGCGCCGCACTCGCGCTCCCCATGATCGGCGCCACCGCCGCCGAGGCCGCGCCCAGCACGGCGCCCGCCGTGGCACAGGCGGTCACCGCCGCCTCCCCGGCCGCCGCGCCCGCGAAGGCCCCCGCCACCTATTCCGTCGTCGCGGGAGACACCCTCTCCGGCATCGCCCAGGAGCACGGCGTGAGCGGCGGCTGGCAGAAGCTGTACGAGGACAACCGCAAGGCCGTCGGCGCGGACCCGTCCCTGATCCGCCCCGGCCTCAAGCTGACGATCGGCGGCAAGGCCGCGGCCGAGCGCGCCTCGGCGCCCGAGCGTGCCGACCGTTCCGCCGCGCGGACCGCCACCCAGGCCGTCGCCAAGACCACCACGTACGCGAACAACCTCGACGGCTGGATCCGCGAGGCGCTCGACATCATGAAGCAGCACAACATCCCCGGCAGCTACGAGGGGATCCACCGCAACATCATGCGCGAGTCGTCCGGCAACCCGATGGCGATCAACAACTGGGACTCCAACGCCGCGGCCGGCACGCCGTCGAAGGGTCTCCTCCAGGTCATCGCGCCGACCTTCCAGGCGTACCACGTGCCGGGCACCGCGAACGACGCCTACGACCCGGTCGCCAACATCACGGCCGCCTGCAACTACGCGGCCGACCGGTACGGCTCCATCGACAACGTCAACGGCCCGTACTGA
- a CDS encoding nucleobase:cation symporter-2 family protein: MARVPRQHSGKQPHPVDELLPLPKLTLYGFQHILAFYAAAVIVPVLLGNALGLSREELVYLINADLLTCGIATIIQALGVWKVGAKLPLVQGVTFTAVSPMVAIGIGAGGGTAGLLVVYGAVITAGIATFLFAPFFGKLVRYFPPVVVGTILTIIGITLIPVGLQNAAGGAHLMGDPSYGSGKNLAYALGTLLLVLAVVRVGKPFLSSLAVLIGLVAGTAVAWLLGDAHFGAVADADWFGVSTPFHYGTPEFELLPVVAMVVVMLITMIETTGDVYAIGEIIRKKVDSDTVTRALRADGVATVLGGVLNSFPYVAFAENIGLVRMSRVMSRFVVVAAGVFMIVLGLLPKAGSLVAAVPHPVLGGAAIAMFGLVAAVGIQILGKVDLREERNALVLAVSLGAAFLPTTVTPFFDRMPDDLRAVLDSGITLGALTAIALNLFFNAFTRRKAMEIDWDDYEDGGAAAPPPTSMRATAH, encoded by the coding sequence ATGGCACGAGTCCCCCGACAGCACTCCGGGAAGCAGCCGCATCCCGTCGACGAGTTGCTTCCCCTCCCCAAACTCACCCTCTACGGTTTCCAGCACATTCTCGCGTTCTACGCCGCGGCCGTCATCGTCCCGGTACTCCTCGGGAACGCCCTGGGTCTCTCCCGCGAAGAGCTGGTCTACCTGATCAACGCGGACCTGCTCACCTGTGGCATAGCGACGATCATCCAGGCGCTCGGTGTCTGGAAGGTCGGCGCGAAACTCCCCCTGGTGCAGGGCGTCACCTTCACCGCCGTCTCACCCATGGTGGCCATCGGAATCGGCGCCGGCGGCGGAACGGCCGGCCTGCTGGTCGTGTACGGCGCGGTGATCACGGCCGGTATCGCCACTTTCCTCTTCGCGCCCTTCTTCGGGAAGCTGGTGAGGTACTTCCCGCCGGTCGTCGTCGGCACGATCCTCACCATCATCGGAATCACCCTGATCCCGGTGGGTCTCCAGAACGCCGCCGGTGGCGCCCACCTCATGGGCGACCCCTCGTACGGGTCCGGGAAGAACCTCGCGTACGCGCTGGGCACCCTGCTGCTCGTCCTGGCCGTGGTCCGCGTCGGCAAGCCGTTCCTCAGCAGCCTCGCCGTACTCATCGGGCTGGTCGCCGGCACCGCCGTGGCCTGGCTCCTCGGCGACGCGCACTTCGGGGCCGTGGCGGACGCCGACTGGTTCGGCGTCAGTACGCCCTTCCACTACGGGACACCCGAGTTCGAACTGCTCCCCGTCGTCGCGATGGTGGTCGTCATGCTGATCACCATGATCGAGACGACCGGCGACGTGTACGCCATCGGGGAGATCATCCGCAAGAAGGTCGACAGCGACACGGTCACCCGCGCCCTGCGCGCCGACGGCGTGGCGACCGTTCTCGGCGGCGTGCTGAACTCGTTCCCCTACGTGGCCTTCGCCGAGAACATCGGCCTGGTCAGGATGTCCCGGGTGATGAGCCGGTTCGTGGTGGTCGCCGCCGGTGTCTTCATGATCGTGCTCGGGCTGCTGCCGAAGGCCGGAAGCCTGGTCGCCGCCGTTCCCCACCCGGTGCTCGGCGGAGCGGCGATCGCCATGTTCGGCCTGGTGGCGGCGGTCGGTATCCAGATCCTGGGCAAGGTCGACCTCCGTGAGGAGCGCAACGCCCTCGTCCTGGCCGTCAGCCTGGGCGCGGCGTTCCTCCCCACGACGGTCACACCCTTCTTCGACCGCATGCCGGACGACCTCAGGGCCGTCCTGGACAGCGGTATCACCCTCGGCGCCCTCACGGCGATCGCGCTGAACCTGTTCTTCAACGCGTTCACGCGCCGCAAGGCGATGGAGATCGACTGGGACGACTACGAGGACGGCGGCGCCGCCGCGCCGCCGCCCACCTCCATGAGGGCCACCGCCCACTGA
- a CDS encoding helix-turn-helix domain-containing protein has product MYSTPFSPAEARAARARVGLSTAEVAHAMAACGIPVHPDLVLAWEQGSHPPSEPQLFALADVLWCPPTTLMGVEPRTLAEHRLARQLSVERLAYRIGMDPAEYRAAESERYWDGDLRQTRALVDALGLSLRKLVGIMGRGEELAGHLRSAVDGRWKTHVAPVAELVVVNETLVGGALRTMHTEFAEFSKRYMGHLVARNDDSRLKEVAAERSAYLHRLVDHFWDLVGDVGEEPPFDARGR; this is encoded by the coding sequence GTGTACAGCACTCCGTTCTCCCCGGCGGAAGCCAGAGCCGCGCGGGCCCGGGTGGGCCTGAGCACCGCCGAGGTCGCCCACGCCATGGCCGCCTGCGGCATCCCGGTCCACCCCGACCTGGTCCTCGCGTGGGAGCAGGGCTCCCACCCGCCCTCGGAGCCCCAGCTCTTCGCGCTCGCCGATGTGCTGTGGTGCCCGCCGACCACGCTGATGGGCGTCGAGCCGCGCACCCTGGCCGAGCACCGGCTGGCCCGGCAGCTGAGCGTGGAGCGGCTGGCGTACCGCATCGGCATGGACCCGGCCGAGTACCGCGCGGCGGAGTCGGAGCGGTACTGGGACGGCGACCTGCGGCAGACCAGGGCCCTCGTGGACGCCCTGGGGCTGTCGCTGCGGAAGCTGGTGGGCATCATGGGCCGCGGCGAGGAGCTGGCCGGCCACCTGCGGTCGGCGGTCGACGGGCGCTGGAAGACCCACGTGGCGCCGGTGGCGGAGCTGGTGGTCGTCAACGAGACCCTGGTGGGCGGCGCGCTGCGCACGATGCACACGGAGTTCGCGGAGTTCTCCAAGCGGTACATGGGCCATCTGGTCGCCCGCAACGACGACTCCCGCCTCAAGGAGGTCGCCGCGGAGCGCTCCGCCTACCTCCACCGGCTGGTCGACCACTTCTGGGACCTCGTCGGGGACGTGGGCGAGGAGCCGCCGTTCGACGCGCGGGGCCGCTGA
- a CDS encoding helix-turn-helix domain-containing protein, whose protein sequence is MEEQSDAIARTLSEVGPRLKRLRTRRGVTLAALAAATGISKSTLSRLESGGRRPSLELLLPIAQAHQVPLDELVGAPEVGDPRVRLTPRTVHGNTTVLPLTRQPGPQQAYKMVLPPDRCTPQPCTHEGYEWLYVLSGRLRLVLSGHDLVLGAGEAAEFDTRLPHWFGSTGDGPVEVLSLFGRQGERMHVRARPRRAGAEKEAAGQGDGPDASGVGRRPSPASA, encoded by the coding sequence ATGGAAGAACAGTCGGACGCCATCGCCCGGACCCTCTCCGAGGTCGGGCCGCGCCTCAAGCGCCTGCGGACCAGGCGCGGGGTGACCCTGGCCGCGCTCGCGGCGGCCACCGGCATCTCCAAGAGCACCCTGTCGCGGCTGGAATCCGGCGGGCGCCGCCCCAGCCTGGAGCTGCTGCTGCCGATCGCCCAGGCCCACCAGGTGCCGCTGGACGAGCTGGTGGGCGCGCCCGAGGTGGGCGACCCGCGGGTCCGGCTCACCCCGAGGACCGTGCACGGCAACACCACCGTGCTGCCGCTGACCCGCCAGCCCGGCCCGCAGCAGGCGTACAAGATGGTGCTGCCGCCCGACCGGTGCACCCCGCAGCCCTGCACCCACGAGGGGTACGAGTGGCTGTACGTGCTGTCCGGGCGGCTGCGCCTGGTGCTGTCGGGGCACGACCTGGTGCTGGGCGCGGGCGAGGCGGCCGAGTTCGACACCCGGCTGCCGCACTGGTTCGGCAGTACGGGCGACGGCCCCGTCGAGGTCCTCAGTCTCTTCGGCCGGCAGGGTGAGCGGATGCACGTGCGCGCCAGGCCCCGGCGGGCGGGCGCGGAGAAGGAGGCGGCGGGGCAAGGTGACGGGCCGGACGCGAGCGGGGTCGGCCGCCGCCCGTCGCCGGCGTCCGCGTGA
- a CDS encoding SpoIIE family protein phosphatase — translation MSGRPGRRASGRPAPGRAPGAPDRSRPSEGRRPPREGVRSLLGVRTVAGQVLLLQVVVAVLLISAAVIGLAFQARYDSEKDAQNRSLAAAESFAEAPGTAAALKAPDPTAALQSSVRNARDGSGVDFISVMAPDGTRLADNDPSLLGVRAEGVERAAAGTGFTEIFEGAPNDAARAVVPILDADGTVVGLAGAGVTIENIGGAFNRHLPVLLASAGAALALAVGSSALVSRRLRRQTHGLGPTEMTRMYEHHDAVLHAAREGVLIIGDDGRLTLANDEARRLLELPPDAEGRHVTGLGLDEGTAELLTSGRAVTDEVHLAGDRLLAVNTRPTAPYGGASGTVVTLRDTTELRAVSGMAEVARERLKLLYEAGVRIGTTLDVVRTAEELSEVTVPGFADFVTVELLDPVLRGEEPSGTHTGMRRTAVSGIRDDHPLQPVGDVIRFAVATTPMAAALASGHAVLEPDLSVATGWRAQDPEGADEALAYGIHSLVTVPLQARGVVLGMANFWRSERAERFEEEDLAFAEEVAARAAVAIDNARRFTREHAMAVTLQRSLLPRVLPEQGALDIAYRYLPAQAGVGGDWFDVIPLPGARVALVVGDVVGHGLHAAATMGRLRTAVHNFSALDLPPDELLGHLDELVSRIDQEEGGDGDGEGITGATCLYAVYDPVSGRCSMATAGHFAPVVVLPDGTVDCPEVPVFPPLGLGSLPFETAEVRLPEGAQLVLYTDGLIEHRGRDVDTGLRVLRETLSGHPDRGPEEVCQAVFAALLPPHRRDDIALLVARTSLLDRARVADWDVSPDPSAVAGVRAACGRQLEQWGLEDIGFTTELILSELITNAIRYGSEPIHVRMLYERCLICEVSDGSSTSPHLRRAATTDEGGRGLFLVSQLTDRWGTRYTPTGKVMWTEQSPTAGPRQPMELLLDDISW, via the coding sequence ATGAGCGGACGTCCCGGACGGAGAGCGTCGGGCCGCCCGGCCCCCGGACGCGCCCCCGGCGCTCCGGACCGGTCCCGGCCCTCGGAGGGACGCCGCCCGCCGCGCGAGGGGGTGCGGTCCCTGCTGGGAGTGCGCACCGTCGCCGGTCAGGTGTTGCTGCTCCAGGTCGTGGTGGCGGTGCTGCTGATCAGCGCCGCGGTGATCGGGCTGGCCTTCCAGGCGCGGTACGACAGCGAGAAGGACGCGCAGAACCGCTCCCTCGCGGCCGCCGAGTCCTTCGCGGAGGCCCCGGGCACCGCGGCGGCGCTGAAGGCCCCGGACCCGACGGCCGCGCTGCAGTCCTCGGTGCGCAACGCCCGGGACGGCTCCGGGGTGGACTTCATCTCGGTGATGGCGCCCGACGGGACCCGCCTCGCGGACAACGATCCCTCGCTGCTCGGCGTCCGGGCGGAGGGCGTGGAGCGGGCCGCGGCGGGGACCGGCTTCACCGAGATCTTCGAGGGCGCCCCGAACGACGCGGCACGGGCCGTCGTACCGATCCTGGACGCCGACGGGACGGTGGTGGGCCTGGCCGGCGCCGGCGTCACGATCGAGAACATCGGGGGCGCGTTCAACCGCCACCTGCCGGTGCTCCTGGCGTCCGCCGGCGCCGCGCTCGCGCTGGCGGTCGGCAGCTCGGCGCTGGTGAGCCGGCGGCTCCGCCGCCAGACGCACGGCCTCGGGCCCACCGAGATGACCCGGATGTACGAACACCACGACGCCGTGCTGCACGCGGCGCGCGAGGGCGTGCTCATCATCGGTGACGACGGCCGGCTGACCCTGGCCAACGACGAGGCGCGCCGGCTGCTGGAGCTGCCGCCGGACGCGGAGGGCCGCCACGTCACCGGCCTCGGGCTGGACGAGGGCACCGCGGAGCTGCTGACGTCGGGCCGTGCCGTGACCGACGAGGTGCACCTGGCCGGGGACCGCCTGCTGGCCGTCAACACCCGGCCCACCGCCCCCTACGGCGGTGCGTCCGGCACGGTCGTGACCCTCCGCGACACCACCGAGCTGCGCGCGGTGTCCGGGATGGCGGAGGTAGCCCGGGAGCGGCTGAAGCTGCTGTACGAGGCCGGTGTGCGGATCGGGACGACGCTGGACGTGGTGCGGACGGCCGAGGAGCTGTCGGAGGTGACGGTCCCCGGGTTCGCGGACTTCGTCACGGTGGAGCTGCTGGATCCGGTCCTGCGGGGCGAGGAGCCGTCGGGCACGCACACCGGGATGCGGCGTACGGCGGTGAGCGGCATCCGTGACGACCACCCGCTCCAGCCGGTGGGCGACGTCATCCGGTTCGCCGTGGCGACGACGCCGATGGCGGCTGCCCTGGCGAGCGGGCACGCGGTGCTGGAGCCCGACCTGAGCGTGGCGACCGGCTGGCGGGCCCAGGATCCGGAGGGCGCCGACGAGGCCCTCGCGTACGGCATCCACTCGCTGGTGACGGTGCCGTTGCAGGCGCGCGGGGTGGTGCTGGGGATGGCCAACTTCTGGCGCTCGGAGCGGGCGGAGCGGTTCGAGGAGGAGGACCTGGCCTTCGCGGAGGAGGTGGCCGCCCGGGCCGCCGTCGCCATCGACAACGCGCGCCGCTTCACCCGCGAGCACGCCATGGCGGTCACCCTCCAGCGCAGCCTGCTGCCGCGGGTCCTGCCCGAGCAGGGCGCGCTGGACATCGCGTACCGCTACCTGCCGGCGCAGGCCGGGGTGGGCGGCGACTGGTTCGACGTGATCCCGCTGCCCGGCGCCCGGGTCGCGCTGGTGGTGGGCGACGTGGTGGGGCACGGCCTGCACGCGGCGGCCACCATGGGCCGGTTGCGTACCGCCGTGCACAACTTCTCGGCGCTGGACCTGCCGCCGGACGAGCTGCTGGGGCACCTGGACGAGCTGGTCTCCCGGATCGACCAGGAGGAGGGCGGCGACGGCGACGGCGAGGGCATCACGGGGGCGACCTGCCTGTACGCGGTGTACGACCCGGTGTCCGGGCGGTGCAGCATGGCGACGGCCGGGCACTTCGCCCCGGTGGTCGTGCTGCCGGACGGCACGGTGGACTGTCCCGAGGTGCCGGTCTTCCCGCCCCTGGGGCTCGGCAGCCTGCCGTTCGAGACGGCGGAGGTCCGGCTGCCCGAGGGGGCGCAGCTCGTCCTCTACACCGACGGGCTGATCGAGCACCGCGGCCGGGACGTCGACACGGGGCTGCGGGTGTTGCGCGAGACGCTGTCGGGGCACCCGGACCGGGGTCCGGAGGAGGTCTGCCAGGCCGTGTTCGCCGCCCTGCTGCCGCCGCACCGCCGCGACGACATCGCGCTGCTGGTGGCCCGTACCAGCCTGCTGGACCGTGCCCGGGTCGCCGACTGGGACGTGTCGCCCGACCCGTCGGCCGTTGCGGGGGTGCGGGCGGCGTGCGGGCGGCAGCTGGAGCAGTGGGGTCTGGAGGACATCGGCTTCACCACGGAGCTGATCCTCAGCGAGCTGATCACGAACGCGATCCGCTACGGCTCCGAGCCGATCCACGTACGGATGCTGTACGAGCGCTGCCTGATCTGCGAGGTGTCCGACGGCAGCAGCACCTCCCCGCACCTGCGGCGGGCGGCCACCACCGACGAGGGCGGGCGCGGCCTGTTCCTGGTCTCCCAGCTCACCGACCGGTGGGGCACCCGCTACACCCCCACGGGCAAGGTGATGTGGACCGAGCAGTCCCCCACCGCCGGGCCCCGGCAGCCGATGGAGCTGCTGCTCGACGACATCTCCTGGTGA